From Gemmatimonadota bacterium, one genomic window encodes:
- a CDS encoding DegQ family serine endoprotease: MKVKRKFGSLAAAALLVTGMVLGALFISNWDASVAERDVYRSITPVVAADQRSLEEFSETFATIAERVKPSVVLIKSQRVARQTQQRFWSPWEEFFGGGQPRNDQPRQFRGVGSGVIVSEDGYILTNNHVVENADELKVQLSDEREVNAEVIGLDPRTDLAVIKVEFDDLPALAFGDSEKLRVGEWVMAVGNPFGLNHSVTAGIVSAKGRGRVLPARPNEVTYENFIQTDAAINPGNSGGALVDMEGNLMGINTAIYTRTGGYQGIGFAVPANMARNIMTRLVEDGRVTRGYLGVMINNLDEVVAESMGLENTDGVLIEGIRDDGPAKDTDLQREDVVVALNGESVEDTDDLRYRIADIAPGTEVVLEVIRDGAPMTINIELGELPGDEATSTASRGEPQRSPASNLGIDVMDVSRQWSRFYEQGSGVVIAEVRSGSVAEDKELRRGDLIREVNGDPVSSVQEFLGIVRQFEAGQAIRFRIQRGDAQFLVGLRIPEE; the protein is encoded by the coding sequence ATGAAGGTGAAAAGGAAGTTCGGTAGCCTGGCCGCCGCGGCGTTGCTCGTCACGGGCATGGTGCTCGGGGCACTGTTCATTTCCAACTGGGACGCATCCGTCGCAGAACGGGACGTATACAGATCGATCACGCCGGTGGTGGCGGCGGACCAGCGATCACTCGAGGAATTCAGCGAGACCTTTGCTACGATAGCCGAGCGGGTGAAGCCATCGGTGGTGCTGATTAAAAGTCAACGCGTCGCACGTCAGACACAGCAGCGGTTCTGGAGTCCCTGGGAGGAGTTTTTCGGCGGTGGTCAGCCGCGGAACGACCAGCCCCGGCAATTCAGGGGCGTAGGTTCCGGGGTCATCGTGTCGGAGGACGGCTATATCCTGACGAACAACCACGTGGTGGAAAACGCAGACGAACTGAAGGTCCAGCTGTCTGACGAGCGCGAGGTGAATGCTGAAGTCATCGGACTGGATCCCAGGACGGACCTGGCCGTCATCAAGGTCGAATTCGACGATCTTCCCGCGCTGGCCTTCGGCGATTCGGAGAAGCTGCGCGTGGGCGAATGGGTCATGGCCGTAGGCAATCCCTTCGGGCTGAACCACAGCGTCACCGCGGGAATCGTCAGCGCCAAGGGCCGGGGTCGGGTACTGCCGGCGCGGCCGAACGAGGTCACTTACGAGAACTTCATACAGACGGACGCCGCCATCAACCCCGGGAACAGCGGCGGTGCCCTGGTGGACATGGAAGGCAATCTCATGGGCATCAACACGGCCATCTATACCCGGACGGGCGGTTACCAGGGCATCGGGTTTGCCGTTCCGGCGAACATGGCCCGCAACATCATGACCCGGCTGGTCGAGGACGGACGTGTTACGCGCGGTTACCTGGGTGTAATGATCAACAACCTCGATGAGGTCGTGGCGGAGTCCATGGGACTTGAAAACACGGACGGGGTGCTTATCGAAGGAATCAGGGACGACGGCCCGGCGAAAGATACCGATCTTCAGCGGGAGGACGTGGTCGTCGCGCTGAACGGCGAGAGCGTGGAGGATACGGACGATCTGCGGTACCGCATTGCCGACATCGCGCCGGGCACGGAAGTGGTACTCGAGGTGATCCGGGACGGAGCGCCGATGACCATCAATATTGAACTGGGCGAGTTGCCCGGTGACGAGGCCACGAGCACAGCATCGAGGGGGGAACCTCAAAGGAGCCCCGCGTCCAATCTCGGCATAGACGTAATGGATGTTTCCCGTCAGTGGTCCAGGTTCTACGAGCAGGGATCCGGCGTGGTGATCGCCGAGGTGCGTTCGGGCAGCGTGGCCGAGGACAAGGAACTCCGGCGGGGCGACCTGATCCGCGAGGTGAACGGCGATCCGGTGTCCAGCGTCCAGGAATTCCTCGGAATCGTCCGGCAGTTTGAAGCCGGCCAGGCCATCCGCTTCAGGATTCAGCGCGGCGACGCACAATTCCTGGTGGGGCTGCGGATACCCGAAGAATAA